A part of Pararhizobium sp. A13 genomic DNA contains:
- a CDS encoding cobyric acid synthase codes for MTKTIMLQGTGSDVGKTVLVAGLCRLMANRGVKVAPFKPQNMSNNAAVSDDGGEIGRAQWLQSMAARIPSSVHMNPVLLKPQSETGSQIIVQGKVAGQAKGRDYQALKPKLMAAVMESLETVGAGRDLVVVEGAGSPAEINLRAGDIANMGFATRANVPVVLVGDIDRGGVIASLVGTHTILSDEDRRMISGYIINKFRGDVSLFDDGVAAVQRFTGWPCFGVVPWLKSAGRLPAEDSVVLEKLARGGGKALKVAVPVLSRIANFDDLDPLAAEPEIDLVFVRAGEPIPVDAGLVVIPGSKATIADLADFRAQGWDRDLQAHVRRGGHVIGICGGYQMLGSRVTDPHGIEGNVREIEGLGLLSVETEMAPEKTVRNSMARSAVYDVALDGYEIHLGRTTGSDCARPAVIIDHRADGAVSTDGRVSGTYLHGLFASDAYRAALLNSFGIEGGGENYRQSVDRALDDIAAELETVLDARWLDTLMP; via the coding sequence ATGACAAAGACGATCATGCTTCAGGGAACCGGCTCCGATGTCGGAAAAACGGTACTCGTTGCGGGCCTGTGCCGCCTCATGGCCAATCGCGGGGTAAAGGTTGCCCCGTTCAAGCCGCAGAACATGTCCAACAACGCCGCCGTCTCGGACGACGGCGGCGAGATCGGCCGGGCCCAATGGCTGCAGTCGATGGCGGCGCGCATACCGTCTTCGGTTCACATGAACCCGGTCCTTCTTAAGCCCCAGTCGGAAACGGGCAGCCAGATCATCGTGCAGGGCAAGGTGGCAGGCCAGGCGAAAGGACGGGACTATCAGGCCTTGAAACCGAAGCTGATGGCCGCCGTCATGGAGAGCCTCGAAACGGTCGGCGCCGGGCGTGATCTTGTTGTCGTTGAAGGCGCGGGGTCGCCCGCCGAGATCAATCTTCGCGCCGGCGACATCGCCAATATGGGTTTTGCCACCCGCGCGAACGTTCCAGTGGTGCTTGTCGGTGATATCGACCGTGGTGGTGTGATCGCATCGCTGGTCGGCACCCATACGATCCTGTCCGATGAAGACCGGCGGATGATCAGTGGCTATATCATCAACAAGTTCCGAGGCGACGTTTCGCTTTTCGATGACGGCGTCGCGGCTGTTCAGCGCTTTACCGGCTGGCCCTGTTTCGGTGTCGTGCCCTGGTTGAAAAGCGCCGGGCGCCTGCCGGCCGAGGACTCGGTCGTCTTGGAAAAACTGGCGCGGGGCGGCGGCAAGGCATTGAAGGTCGCTGTTCCCGTCCTGTCGCGTATCGCCAATTTTGACGATCTTGACCCGCTGGCCGCCGAACCGGAGATCGATCTCGTCTTCGTCCGCGCCGGAGAACCGATCCCGGTCGACGCCGGCCTGGTGGTCATTCCGGGCTCGAAGGCGACAATCGCCGATCTCGCCGATTTTCGCGCTCAAGGATGGGACCGCGATCTTCAGGCGCATGTGCGGCGCGGCGGTCACGTCATCGGCATCTGCGGCGGCTACCAGATGCTCGGAAGCCGCGTTACCGACCCGCACGGCATTGAGGGAAATGTGCGCGAGATCGAGGGGCTGGGCCTACTGTCCGTCGAAACCGAAATGGCGCCGGAAAAGACGGTGCGCAACAGCATGGCCCGTTCGGCCGTCTATGATGTGGCGCTGGACGGTTACGAAATCCACTTGGGTCGGACGACCGGATCGGACTGTGCTCGTCCTGCGGTGATCATCGACCACCGCGCCGATGGTGCCGTCTCGACCGATGGCAGGGTTAGCGGTACCTACCTGCATGGCCTGTTTGCCAGCGACGCCTATCGGGCCGCGCTTCTCAACAGTTTCGGCATCGAAGGTGGCGGCGAAAACTACCGTCAATCCGTCGATCGGGCGCTTGATGATATCGCGGCAGAACTCGAAACGGTCCTCGACGCGCGGTGGCTCGATACATTGATGCCGTGA
- a CDS encoding ABC transporter substrate-binding protein, producing MKKLLASTILAAGLYAMAGSAQAAECGEVSIAEMNWASAGVAAHVDKFILENGYGCTVTLVTGDTMPTFTSMNEKAQPDMAPELWVNAVRTPLDAAIKEGRLIEAAPLLSEGGVEGWWIPKFIADANPDIKTVQDALKHPELFPAPEDPSKAAIYNCPSGWNCQVSSANLYKALGAEKLGFELIDTGSAAGLDGSISNAFEKKSGWLGYYWAPTAILGKYEMTRLSFGVENDKAEWDACTAVPDCPNPKVNSYPTSDVYTVVTKAFSEKAGVAMDYVKVRKWDNGTVNKVLAWMDSNQGTNEDAAKHFLENYPDMWSKWVAPDVAEKVKAAL from the coding sequence ATGAAGAAGCTCCTCGCTTCCACCATTCTCGCCGCCGGCCTTTACGCTATGGCCGGATCAGCGCAGGCCGCAGAGTGCGGCGAAGTCAGCATCGCAGAAATGAACTGGGCATCGGCCGGCGTTGCCGCGCATGTCGACAAGTTCATCCTTGAAAATGGCTATGGCTGCACGGTAACGCTCGTTACCGGCGACACTATGCCGACATTCACATCCATGAACGAGAAGGCCCAGCCCGACATGGCGCCCGAATTGTGGGTCAATGCCGTGCGCACGCCTCTCGACGCCGCCATCAAGGAAGGCCGCCTGATCGAAGCCGCACCGCTGCTCAGCGAAGGTGGCGTCGAAGGCTGGTGGATTCCGAAGTTCATCGCCGACGCAAATCCCGACATCAAGACCGTCCAGGACGCGCTGAAGCATCCTGAACTGTTCCCGGCGCCTGAGGATCCGTCCAAGGCTGCGATCTACAACTGCCCGTCGGGCTGGAACTGCCAGGTGTCCTCCGCCAACCTCTACAAGGCGCTCGGCGCTGAAAAGCTCGGCTTCGAGTTGATCGACACCGGTTCGGCTGCCGGTCTCGACGGCTCGATCTCCAACGCCTTTGAAAAGAAGTCCGGCTGGCTCGGCTATTACTGGGCTCCGACCGCCATTCTCGGCAAGTATGAGATGACCCGCCTCAGCTTCGGCGTGGAAAACGACAAGGCGGAGTGGGATGCCTGCACGGCGGTCCCGGATTGCCCGAATCCGAAGGTCAACTCCTATCCGACCTCGGACGTCTACACTGTCGTGACCAAGGCATTCTCCGAGAAGGCCGGTGTTGCTATGGACTACGTCAAGGTCCGCAAATGGGACAACGGCACCGTCAACAAGGTTCTCGCTTGGATGGATTCCAACCAGGGCACGAACGAAGACGCAGCAAAGCACTTCCTGGAAAACTATCCGGACATGTGGAGCAAGTGGGTCGCGCCTGACGTCGCAGAGAAGGTCAAGGCCGCCCTCTAA